From the Pseudomonas putida genome, one window contains:
- a CDS encoding TolC family outer membrane protein yields the protein MRVLTPLASAMLVAMACTNVEAMSLNEAIQSAVDYHPQISSNRNSKLSADEDVKFARGGYYPTVDLVAGYGRQRSDNLNTRGLNPDGTTNHNKETLNYTQSELRLRQMIFDGFNTANEVGRTEAVATSRAYYTQAIAQDVALRTVEVYLEVLKRRELVDLAKNNLQAHLRVNDQIGLRSERGVGSTADLDQSRARRALAENNLDTAEVDLADAEANFYSVVGRVPDELEGPQSIKVEIPGTLDQAREGMRQNNPYLKSAQADVNAAEQQYEVAKSPFYPRLDAVLATGANNNIGGEQGHSNNDWQAGVELSYNLFRGGSDKARLQSDAHKINQALDIRNNALRELTENLSLSWNAMNNARKQTPTAREYAETTQRVRAAYQDQFGLGQRTLLDVLDSENELYNANRRYTEVRYTEEFSMYRVLATMGELLSKQRISLPPEAIANNEVRTEARLPEMR from the coding sequence ATGCGCGTTCTAACACCCCTCGCCAGCGCAATGCTGGTAGCCATGGCATGCACCAACGTCGAGGCGATGTCCCTCAACGAAGCTATCCAGAGTGCCGTGGATTACCACCCGCAGATCAGCTCGAATCGCAACAGCAAGCTTTCCGCCGACGAGGATGTGAAATTCGCCCGTGGTGGCTACTACCCGACCGTGGACCTCGTCGCCGGTTACGGGCGCCAGCGTTCGGACAACCTCAATACCCGCGGCCTCAACCCGGACGGCACGACCAACCACAACAAGGAAACCCTGAACTACACACAGTCGGAACTGCGCCTGCGGCAGATGATCTTCGACGGCTTCAACACCGCCAACGAGGTGGGCCGCACCGAGGCAGTGGCGACCTCGCGCGCCTATTACACCCAGGCCATCGCCCAGGACGTCGCCTTGCGCACGGTCGAGGTGTACCTGGAGGTGCTCAAGCGTCGAGAGCTGGTGGACCTGGCCAAGAACAACCTGCAAGCGCACTTGCGCGTCAACGACCAGATCGGCCTGCGCAGCGAGCGCGGCGTAGGCAGCACCGCCGACCTCGACCAGTCCCGCGCCCGTCGCGCCCTGGCAGAAAACAACCTGGATACCGCCGAAGTCGACCTCGCCGATGCCGAAGCCAACTTCTACAGCGTGGTCGGCCGCGTGCCTGACGAGCTGGAAGGGCCACAGTCGATCAAGGTGGAAATACCCGGCACCCTCGACCAGGCACGCGAAGGCATGCGCCAGAACAACCCTTACCTCAAATCGGCCCAGGCCGACGTCAATGCCGCAGAACAGCAGTACGAAGTGGCCAAGTCGCCGTTCTACCCGCGCCTGGACGCGGTGCTGGCCACAGGTGCCAACAACAATATCGGTGGCGAGCAAGGCCACAGCAACAACGACTGGCAGGCCGGCGTCGAGCTCAGTTACAACCTGTTCCGTGGCGGCAGTGACAAGGCTCGGCTGCAATCCGATGCGCACAAGATCAACCAGGCCCTGGACATCCGCAACAATGCCCTGCGCGAGCTGACCGAAAACCTCAGCCTGTCCTGGAACGCCATGAACAACGCCCGCAAGCAGACCCCGACCGCACGTGAGTACGCCGAGACCACCCAGCGCGTGCGCGCGGCCTACCAGGACCAGTTCGGCCTGGGCCAGCGCACCCTGCTCGACGTGCTCGACAGTGAAAACGAGCTGTACAACGCCAACCGCCGCTACACCGAAGTGCGCTACACCGAAGAGTTTTCCATGTACCGGGTACTGGCGACCATGGGTGAACTGTTGAGCAAGCAACGTATTTCACTACCCCCGGAGGCTATCGCCAACAACGAGGTACGGACCGAAGCCAGATTGCCCGAGATGCGCTAA